In Zingiber officinale cultivar Zhangliang chromosome 1A, Zo_v1.1, whole genome shotgun sequence, a genomic segment contains:
- the LOC121997239 gene encoding uncharacterized protein LOC121997239 encodes MVSNEQKEIKNSLMELTTLVKQLALNNATQPSVVPNMQFPCKQSIVCGICSSQDHLSELCPNLIQDESLAAFSRAQFQQKHDPYSSTYNPGWKDHPNLKYGNSYSINIHLQISISATIPAISSNLSKVSSSIIRISNKNFQQAIPALPAPTKMSLTQGGSNNVSNSDPQQARLEELMQQILQQQQNQERQIGQLASSINQIQAQGSSQLPSQTISNPKGNVSALTLRSGRKVSESSRGRAAVENFPQIQPSSSSNEEFSEMQNVPTSSSTPICIDPMDMECEQGRNSCIPEISSKFSQNGQFPAATTSESSKSGNAGFQNSEQSIPLPFPQRKVQPRKNVEEEKAKEFQELVDLFSKVEVNVPLLTMIKQIPKYAKVLKDLCVHKKKLKGNELISMGKNVSALLQTVPQKCEDPGVFTVPCEIGSNLFKDAMLDLGASINVMPKSVFQTLGIGPLQPTGVVIQLADRSQTHPAGVIEDVLVKVRELIFPADFYILDMEGDYLASRSPLILGRPFLKTARTKIDVHAGTLSMEIGDTVVRFKGGIGDFLFSEEEDISALGVDDESCGVYPSEKDNLCVGDCLGEALSLGSPREEKLCVGDCLGEALPLGSLSVDQTQDELKQLPPHLKYAYLGENQQLLVIIAQNLEPEQESRLLEILRQHRKAIGWTLADIPGISPSICMHRIYLEEDVKPVRQPQRRLNPLILDVVKKEVTRLLQAGIIYPISDSKWVSLIHVVPKKSGVTVVTNEENEVVPTRVKNSWRVCVDYRKLNQASRKDHYPLPFIDQMLERLAGKSHYCFLDGFTGYFHICIDPEDQEKTTFTCPFGTFAYRRMPFGLCNAPRTFQRCMVSIFGDLLEHCMEVFMDDFSVYGSSFNACLENLSRVLDRCIETDLVLNFEKCHFMVEHGIVLGHIVSKRGIEVDPAKVSAISSLSYPACVRDVRAFLGHAGFYRRFIRDFSKIALPLSQLLQKDVEFQFDQRCKEAFQRLKEALISAPIIRPPDWALPFELMCDASNFAIGAVLAQRVEGAPHVICYASKTLDSAQANYTTTEKELLAIVFALDKFRSYLLCSHVVVFSNHAALKFLLKKPDAKPRLIRWMLLLQEFDLEIRDRSGKENLVADHLSRIEGDLDHMVIDDDFRDEQLFRVHGIGSLDYKNLDWARSIKWNFPLELTHVKPSHQIPNFPPKLSPKPNANPGSNLGIKPKRIADEQWLRLLFIVPSAISSPLARAQAPDSSDNLILSYRSIEEDARKLLTYFS; translated from the exons ATGGTTTCTAATGAACAAAAGGAGATAAAGAATTCATTGATGGAATTAACGACCTTGGTGAAACAATTAGCTTTGAACAATGCTACTCAACCTTCTGTTGTGCCGAATATGCAATTTCCATGTAAACAAAGCATAGTTTGTGGCATTTGTTCGAGTCAAGATCACCTTTCAGAACTTTGTCCAAATCTCATTCAAGATGAATCTTTGGCAGCATTCTCTAGAGCTCAGTTCCAACAAAAACATGACCCGTATTCATCTACATATAATCCGGGTTGGAAAGATCATCCAAATTTGAAGTATGGCAATTCATATTCTATCAACATCCATCTTCAAATCAGCATTTCAGCCACAATTCCAGCAATTTCCAGCAACCTCAGCAAGGTTTCCAGCAGCATAATCAGAATTTCCAACAAG AATTTCCAGCAAGCAATTCCAGCACTTCCAGCACCTACAAAGATGAGTTTAACTCAAGGAGGTTCCAATAATGTTTCAAATTCAGATCCACAGCAAGCTAGATTAGAGGAATTAATGCAGCAAATTCTTCAGCAGCAACAAAATCAGGAAAGGCAGATTGGGCAATTGGCTTCTAGCATTAATCAGATTCAAGCTCAGGGATCGAGTCAATTGCCATCTCAAACAATTTCGAATCCTAAAGGGAACGTTAGTGCATTAACTTTAAGGAGTGGGAGAAAAGTTTCAGAATCTTCAAGAGGAAGAGCTGCTGTTGAAAATTTTCCACAAATCCAGCCATCCAGTTCTAGCAATGAAGAATTTTCAGAAATGCAGAATGTGCCAACTTCAAGTTCTACCCCAATTTGCATTGATCCAATGGATATGGAGTGTGAACAAGGAAGAAATAGTTGCATTCCAGAAATTTCCAGCAAGTTTTCTCAAAATGGGCAGTTTCCagcagcaacaacttcagaaagtaGCAAATCTGGAAATGCAGGATTTCAGAATTCAGAGCAGAGCATTCCATTGCCTTTCCCTCAACGCAAAGTTCAACCAAGGAAGAATGTAGAGGAAGAGAAAGCAAAGGAGTTCCAAGAGCTTGTGGATTTATTCAGCAAGGTGGAAGTAAATGTTCCGTTACTCACAATGATCAAGCAAATTCCAAAATATGCAAAAGTTTTGAAGGATCTTTGTGTGCACAAGAAGAAATTGAAGGGGAATGAGTTAATTAGCATGGGAAAGAATGTGTCTGCACTTCTTCAAACAGTTCCTCAGAAATGCGAAGATCCTGGAGTTTTTACAGTTCCTTGTGAGATTGGGAGTAATTTGTTTAAAGATGCCATGCTGGATTTGGGAGCTTCAATTAATGTGATGCCAAAATCAGTTTTTCAGACATTAGGGATTGGACCATTACAACCTACAGGAGTAGTCATTCAGTTAGCTGACCGCAGTCAGACTCACCCAGCTGGAGTTATTGAAGATGTATTGGTTAAGGTGAGAGAACTTATCTTTCCTGCAGATTTTTATATCCTTGATATGGAGGGAGACTATCTGGCCAGTAGATCTCCACTCATTCTTGGACGACCATTTTTGAAGACTGCAAGGACCAAGATTGATGTTCATGCGGGCACACTTTCTATGGAGATAGGAGACACAGTGGTCCGATTCA AGGGTGGTATAGGTGATTTTTTGTTTTCAGAAGAGGAGGATATTTCAGCCTTGGGAGTGGATGATGAGTCTTGTGGAGTATATCCGAGTGAGAAAGATAATttatgcgtaggggattgcttaggagaagctctATCCCTAGGATCGCCCAGAGAAGAGAAATtatgtgtaggggattgcttaggagaagcatTACCCCTAGGATCGCTTTCAGTTGACCAGACACAGGATGAGTTGAAGCAATTACCGCCACATTTGAAGTATGCTTATTTAGGAGAGAACCAGCAGCTACTTGTCATCATAGCCCAGAATCTAGAACCAGAACAAGAAAGCAGATTATTAGAGATTTTGAGGCAGCACAGGAAGGCCATTGGATGGACTTTAGCAGATATTCCTGGTATTAGTCCTTCTATTTGCATGCACAGGATTTACTTGGAGGAGGATGTGAAACCAGTGAGACAACCCCAGAGGAGACTTAACCCGCTGATCCTTGATGTGGTAAAGAAAGAGGTGACTAGACTTCTACAGGCAGGTatcatttaccctatttctgATAGTAAGTGGGTAAGTCTTATCCATGTGGTTCCAAAGAAATCAGGGGTGACAGTTGTGACTAATGAAGAGAATGAGGTAGTGCCCACCAGAGTGAAGAATTCTTGGAGAGTTTGTGTGGACTATAGGAAACTGAACCAAGCAAGCAGAAAGGACCACTACCCCCTaccttttattgatcagatgttggaaAGACTAGCGGGCAAGTCACATTATTGCTTCCTAGATGGTTTCACGGGATATTTTCATATTTGCATCGATCCAGAGGATCAGGAGAAGACCACCTTCACTTGTCCTTTCGGTACATTTGCCTACAGACGGATGCCATTTGGATTATGCAACGCTCCAAGAACTTTTCAGCGATGCATGGTaagtatttttggtgatttattagagcattgcatggaagttttcatggatgatttttctgtaTATGGTTCATCATTTAATGCATGTCTAGAAAATTTGTCTAGGGTTTTAGATAGATGCATTGAGACTGACTtggtacttaattttgaaaaatgtcattttatggttgagcatggtattgttttaggacacatagtcTCTAAGagaggtattgaggtagatcctgctaaagttagcgctatatcttctttatcttaccccgcATGCGTGCGGGATGTTCGAGCTTTTCTTGGCCATGCAGGATTCTACAGGAGATTTATTAGGGACTTCAGTAAGATTGCTCTTCCACTGTCTCAGTTGCTTCAAAAAGATGTGGAGTTTCAGTTTGATCAGAGGTGTAAGGAAGCTTTTCAGAGATTGAAGGAGGCTTTGATTTCTGCACCTATCATCAGGCCACCAGATTGGGCTTTACCTTTtgagctgatgtgtgatgcttcaAATTTTGCCATAGGGGCAGTACTTGCACAGAGAGTAGAGGGAGCACCGCATGTGATCTGCTATGCATCAAAGACCCTGGATTCGGCTCAAGCAAATTACACCACGACAGAAAAAGAGCTTCTTGCCATTGTTTTTGCTTTAGATAAATTCAGATCATATTTATTATGTTCTCACGTGGTTGTATTTTCTAATCATGCAGCGTTGAAGTTTCTCCTCAAGAAGCCAGATGCTAAGCCCAGATTGATTAGATGGATGCTTCTCCTCCAGGAGTTTGATTTGGAGATTCGTGATAGGAGTgggaaggagaacttggttgcAGATCATTTAAGCAGAATTGAAGGGGATTTGGACCACATGgttattgatgatgattttagagATGAGCAGCTCTTCAGGGTGCATG GAATAGGCTCATTGGACTACAAGAATTTGGATTGGGCCCGATCCATTAAATGGAACTTTCCTCTTGAGCTAACCCATGTCAAACCTTCTCATCAAATCCCTAATTTTCCTCCTAAACTAAGCCCTAAACCAAATGCAAATCCCGGTTCAAACCTTGGTATAAAACCCAAAAGAATCGCGGATGAACAGTGGCTGCgcctactgttcatcgtgccatcGGCGATTTCTTCTCCGTTAGCGCGCGCGCAAGCCCCCGATTCCAGTGATAATCTCATCTTGAGCTACAGATCCATAGAGGAAGATGCAAGGAAGCTGCTGACCTATTTTTCCTGA